One stretch of Rissa tridactyla isolate bRisTri1 chromosome 21, bRisTri1.patW.cur.20221130, whole genome shotgun sequence DNA includes these proteins:
- the PI16 gene encoding peptidase inhibitor 16 isoform X4, producing the protein MAPTLDLEFAVEDWNGEEKYYNLTTSTCVPGQMCGHYTQVVWASTHQIGCGSKFCEKIEGIETEDMYLLVCNYYPPGNMKGRKPYKEGPSCSQCPEGRVCVNSLCEPTVEETTPASVTTKASPSTPTTAMPKPTTTAKPAPTTPVPTTAKPPPTTTLPTTAKPPPTTTLPTTAKPPPTTTLPTTAKPPPTTTLPTTAKPPPTTTLPTTAKPPPTTTLPTTAKPKPTTTLPTTAKPPPTTTLPTTAKPPPTTTLPTTAKPPPTTTLPTTAKPPPTTTLPTTAKPPPTTTLSTTAKPKPTTTLPTTAKPEPTLPTTAKPPPTTMLLTTTTAKPPPTTTLPTTATLPTTAKPKPATLAPITTAPKPKLTTTLPTTTPAKPKPTLLAPSSTTAKPKPTMLTTTTPKPTTTTTTAKPTTTTPKPTTTTTTAKPTTTPKPTTTTTAKPTTTTTKPTTTTTTPKPTTTPKPTTTTTTPKPTTTPKPTTTTTTPKPTTTPKPTTTTTTAKPTTTTPKPTTTTPTTKPTPTTAKPTTTTPTTKSTTTIPKPTPTTPKPTTTTTAAKPMPTTLKPTPTTTIVKPAPTTLKPTTTTTTAKPMPTTPKPTSTTTMVKATPTTLKPTPTTTMVKPAPTTPKPTTTTTTAKPTPTTAKPTTTIAKPAPTTTVAKTKPATAKPTPTTPASTTTTAQPTPASTTSPKPKLTTTTPVRTTTAKTQLKTATTTKPEPTETERPGPTEATGLTLSFEPTLDLDYKVSPEAEVDTGEPVSPSTTEDPALLESMGTAFSPKSVPETNKGVEEDRKEKSAFSSPPPSLSQIVPEIKLGFNKAELITPSKSVVFSPEEPTFLRLTSSSKEKRGQSPAFQTSLSAGALDTEELETNSDQTSMDQPTAGAPTTCLGLSLFLLPSLILVGLLL; encoded by the exons ATGGCCCCAACCCTGGACCTAGAATTCGCGGTGGAAGACTGGAATGGGGAGGAGAAATACTACAACCTGACGACTTCCACGTGTGTCCCCGGGCAGATGTGTGGCCACTACACCCAG GTGGTCTGGGCAAGCACGCATCAGATCGGCTGTGGGTCAAAGTTTTGCGAGAAGATCGAAGGAATCGAAACAGAGGACATGTACCTGCTTGTTTGCAACTACTATCCCCC GGGTAATATGAAAGGCCGAAAGCCGTACAAGGAAGGACCCTCATGCTCGCAGTGTCCCGAGGGCAGAGTCTGTGTCAACTCCTTGTGTG AACCCACTGTAGAAGAGACCACTCCAGCCTCTGTGACAACAAAGGCAAGCCCATCCACCCCAACCACAGCCATGCCAAAACCCACAACCACAGCCAAACCAGCACCcacaacaccagtgcccaccacAGCCAAGCCACCACCCACAACCACGCTGCCCACCACAGCCAAGCCACCACCCACAACCACGCTCCCCACCACAGCCAAGCCACCACCCACAACCACGCTCCCCACCACAGCCAAGCCACCACCCACAACCACGCTCCCCACCACAGCCAAGCCACCACCCACAACCACGCTCCCCACCACAGCCAAGCCACCACCCACAACCACGCTCCCCACCACAGCCAAGCCAAAACCCACAACCACGCTCCCCACCACAGCCAAGCCACCACCCACAACCACGCTCCCCACCACAGCCAAGCCACCACCCACAACCACGCTCCCCACCACAGCCAAGCCACCACCCACAACCACGCTCCCCACCACAGCCAAGCCACCACCCACAACCACGCTCCCCACCACAGCCAAGCCACCACCCACAACCACGCTCTCCACCACAGCCAAGCCAAAACCCACAACCACGCTCCCCACCACAGCCAAACCAGAGCCCACACTCCCCACCACAGCCAAGCCACCACCCACAACCATGCTCCTCACCACAACCACAGCCAAGCCACCGCCCACAACAACACTCCCGACCACAGCCACGCTCCCAACCACAGCCAAGCCAAAACCTGCAACACTAGCACCGATCACAACGGCACCAAAGCCAAAACTTACAACCACGCTCCCAACAACAACCCCAGCCAAGCCAAAACCCACACTGCTAGCACCCAGCAGCACTACTGCCAAGCCAAAGCCCACCATGCTAACAACCACCACGCCAAAACCCACTACAACTACCACTACCGCCAAGCCAACTACCACCACACCAAAACCCACTACAACTACCACTACCGCCAAGCCAACCACCACACCAAAACCCACAACTACCACTACTGCCAAGCCAACAACCACCACGACAAAACCCACTACAACTACCACTACCCCTAAGCCAACCACCACGCCAAAACCCACTACAACTACCACTACCCCTAAGCCAACCACCACGCCAAAACCCACTACAACTACCACTACCCCTAAGCCAACCACCACgccaaaacccaccacaacaacCACTACCGCCAAGCCAACAACCACcacaccaaaacccaccacaactACCCCTACCACCAAGCCAACACCCACCACAGCAAAACCCACCACAACTACCCCTACCACCAAGTCAACAACCACAATACCCAAGCCAACACCCACcacaccaaaacccaccacaacaacCACTGCAGCCAAGCCAATGCCCACCACACTGAAACCCACCCCAACCACTACTATAGTCAAACCAGCACCCACCACACTGAAAcccaccacaaccaccactacAGCCAAGCCAATGCCCACCACACCGAAACCCACCTCAACCACCACTATGGTCAAAGCAACACCCACCACACTGAAACCCACCCCAACCACCACTATGGTCAAACCAGCACCCACCACACCGAAAcccaccacaaccaccactacAGCCAAGCCAACACCCACCACAGCAAAACCCACCACCACTATAGCCAAGCCAGCACCCACCACAACTGTAGCTAAGACAAAACCTGCCACAGCCAAGCCAACACCCACCACGCCAGCATCTACCACCACTACAGCCCAGCCAACACCTGCCTCTACAACATCACCAAAGCCAAAACTCACCACTACAACACCAGTACGTACTACAACAGCAAAGACACAACTGAAAACTGCCACAACCACAAAGCCAGAACCCACTGAAACAGAAAGACCCGGTCCTACTGAGGCAACTGGGCTAACTCTTTCCTTTGAGCCCACATTAGACCTGGATTATAAAGTATCTCCAGAGGCAGAGGTAGACACTGGAGAGCCTGTTAGCCCCTCAACCACAGAGGATCCAGCCTTATTAGAAAGCATGGGCACGGCCTTCAGCCCCAAATCAGTCCCAGAAACAAATAAAGGTGTAGAAGAGGACAGGAAAGAGAAATCTGCCTTTTCCAGTCCGCCTCCATCCCTCAGCCAAATTGTTCCAGAGATCAAGTTAGGTTTCAATAAAGCTGAGCTCATAACCCCCTCAAAGTCAGTGGTCTTCAGCCCTGAAGAGCCCACCTTCTTGCGCTTAACAtcatcttccaaagaaaaaagagggCAGAGCCCTGCTTTCCAGACCTCCCTCTCAG cAGGTGCCCTGGACACTGAAGAACTGGAGACAAACTCAGACCAGACAAGTATGGATCAGCCCACAGCTGGAGCCCCAACTACCTGCTTGGGGCTTTCACTCTTCCTCCTACCCAGTCTCATCCTGGTGGGCCTTCTGCTTTGA